The window CTGGCATACGGCCTGAGCGGGTCGCAGGCCGAGGTCTTCCTGGTGGGGATGGTTGGCGCCCTGGCGGCGGTCAATGCCGATACCTGGGCCACCGAGATCGGCGTGCTGTCCTCGCCTCCTCCGCGGCTGCTGACCGGAGGACGAATCGTCCCACCCGGCACGTCGGGCGGCGTCACGGCTGCAGGCCTATTGGCCAGCCTGGCAGGGGCGGGGCTGATCTCCGCCCTGGCGGCCTGGTTCTGGGGGCGGCCGGCCCTGCTGGGCATCGGGCTGTTGGCGGGCATGCTCGGGAGCTTGCTGGACAGTCTACTGGGGGCAACCGCGCAGGCCGTCTACCATTGCCCGGCCTGCGGGGTCGAGACCGAGCAGCACCCGCGCCATACCTGTGGTGCGGCAACCCAGCGCCTGCGCGGATTGGCCTGGCTGGGCAATGACACCGTCAATCTGCTCTGTTCGCTCAGCGGCGCGGTGCTGGCGATGACTATGTGGCGGCTGGCGGTAGGGTGAGGCTGACGAGGATTCGGGCGGCCCTCGATCGGGTCGGCAGCGCCTGGCCTGCCTTCCCGTGCCGGGTGGCGGGAGCCGCCTGGGGGATGACCCTCGGGTTGACAAACGGAGGTCCCAATGGAAGGCAATCCACGCGACGATATCCGACGCCTGCTGAAGTCCTTCGGGGTGCAGGCCGATGAGGCGATCCTGACTCATCTGGCCAAGGTCCCCAGCGAGGCGCCGCTTCGGATCCGTCTGGTCCTTGAGGACCGGACCGACTACGGCAGCTCGGCGCCAGCGCATCGGCTGCACTTAGAAGTCGAGGGACACATCCACGCCAGTTGAGGGCCCGACCCACAACCCGAACGGCAGCCTTCACTCACAAGCAGGCCAGATGTGCAGCCGAGCCGGAGCTCGGATCAACCGCAGGACCTGCCTGCAGTCGGCGGGAATCCTGCTGAGGCTGATGATGCTGGCGAGGATCCTGAGGCGAGGCCTTCCACCTGGCTCGTGGGCTCGCCTGGACGTTGAGGGCCGGAGGTCATCGACCCGGATTCCTTTCCACGCTATGCGGAGAGACATGGCGGATCACTTCTACGGGGTCTTCGCCCGCGCGGACTTCGCAACAGCGTTCTTCTCCGTCGCCTTCGGGTTCGGGACTCTTAGCGAGGGCGTGTGGGCGCAGGTTCGCAGCCTAGGCTGCAGGGTGCTGGCGAAACAGCTCCGGCATCACGCGGCCGTCAACCCGCAGGCCTGGCGCTGGGTGCGGGCCGAGCTCTCGGAGCAGTTTGTACCAACGTCGGGTGGCGGGTATGCCAAGGCCGGAGAGGACGCCCGGCAGGCCTTCCGCGGCCTCCTGGGGGAGTCCGGCTTCTCCGACCGCGTCTGAGGGCCGACGGCCGGCGGCCCGGGCGGCAGGCGATCAGCGCTGGATCCTGCCGGTGGAATGGCCCTGCATCAGGGCGAGGACCTCGTCCACCGTGCTGAGATTCAGATCCCCGGCGATGGAGTGCTTAAGGCAGGAAGCCGCAGTTGCGAGGTCAAGTGCCTGCTGGGAATCCATTCCCTGGGTCAGGGCGTAGATCAGCCCTGCGGCAAATGCGTCTCCCGTCCCGACCCGATCGACAATATCATCGACGACGTAGTTCGGGCCGGTCATGAAGGTCGATCGGTTGTGAAGACAGGCTGACCAGCCATTGCGGTCGGCGCTGCCGCTTTGTCGCAGCGTGATGGCCTGGAGGCGCAGGTTGGGGAAGGCCGCCAGGACCTTCTCGCACAACCCGCGGTACTTCTCCGGATGGACCTGGCCGGCAGAGACCTCCGCTTCCCAATCGCTGTCTGGGTTGGTGATACTGAGCGC is drawn from Anaerolineales bacterium and contains these coding sequences:
- a CDS encoding DUF92 domain-containing protein; translated protein: MALLLGAGVAGLAWWAGLLQPSGAAAATLVGAAAFGGSGWRGAGLVLAFFLSSGVLSRWGAQRKRVLQPVMAKSGRRDAWQVAANGGVAAVLSLAYGLSGSQAEVFLVGMVGALAAVNADTWATEIGVLSSPPPRLLTGGRIVPPGTSGGVTAAGLLASLAGAGLISALAAWFWGRPALLGIGLLAGMLGSLLDSLLGATAQAVYHCPACGVETEQHPRHTCGAATQRLRGLAWLGNDTVNLLCSLSGAVLAMTMWRLAVG